One genomic segment of Eikenella corrodens includes these proteins:
- a CDS encoding cold-shock protein, with translation MATGTVKWFNDAKGFGFITPDEGGEDLFAHFSAINMNGFKTLKEGQKVSFEVTTGPKGKQASNIQPA, from the coding sequence ATGGCAACTGGTACTGTTAAATGGTTTAACGATGCTAAAGGTTTTGGTTTCATCACTCCCGATGAAGGCGGCGAAGATTTGTTTGCCCACTTCTCAGCCATCAACATGAATGGCTTCAAGACCCTGAAAGAAGGCCAGAAAGTTTCTTTTGAAGTAACCACCGGCCCGAAAGGCAAACAAGCCTCTAATATCCAGCCGGCCTAA
- a CDS encoding ATP-binding cassette domain-containing protein, whose protein sequence is MIEINRLTLQRGNKVLLEQASARITPGRRVGLIGKNGSGKSSLFALIKGEIGADAGDIRLPPHWKLAAVAQETPALEISALDYVLQGDAELQTFQVALKQAEAQNDGHAIAECHAKLEEIDAYSAPARAAKLLNGLGFSQSEHSRPVKAFSGGWRMRLNLAQALMCRADLLLLDEPTNHLDLETVLWLESHLAALPCTQIIISHDRDFLNAATNHTIELAQRQLHSYSGNYDFYQQQRAQRLANQQAAYVKQQAHIQHLQSFIDRFKAKATKAKQAQSRVKALAKLELVAPAHLDSSFNFSFPPPEHLPNPLLKLEQVDLGYGGHTVLHQITLSLESGARLGLLGVNGSGKSTLIKVLSGSLEPQSGQIIRTDKLKIGYFAQHQLDTLRADQSPLWHIQRLSPEAKEQDIRNFLGGFDFAGDMAIQPITGFSGGEKARLALAVIVWQQPNLLLLDEPTNHLDLDMRHALTVALQSFQGALIVVSHDRSLLEATTDSFLLIDQGYLKTFEGDLNDYRRLRLAQSNPEAAPPPSAAGQNRKDEKRLAAQIRQQRAQRGKPIQQKIEKAEQLMAKLSTEQAECEAFLADEEAYKEHNKAKLHQYLAKTAEIKVQLAQIEEDWLALQEQLEAVYQAVEQEFSSQQSLEKGK, encoded by the coding sequence ATGATAGAAATCAACCGCCTCACCCTGCAACGCGGCAATAAAGTCCTGCTCGAACAAGCCTCCGCCCGCATCACCCCCGGCCGCCGGGTCGGCCTCATCGGCAAAAACGGCAGCGGCAAATCCAGCCTGTTTGCCCTGATTAAAGGCGAAATCGGTGCCGATGCCGGCGACATCCGCCTGCCCCCGCATTGGAAACTCGCCGCCGTGGCACAAGAAACCCCCGCTCTGGAAATCAGCGCACTGGATTACGTGTTGCAAGGCGATGCCGAGCTGCAAACTTTTCAGGTAGCCCTCAAGCAGGCCGAAGCGCAAAACGACGGGCACGCCATTGCCGAATGCCACGCCAAGCTTGAAGAAATCGACGCCTACAGCGCTCCTGCTCGCGCAGCCAAGCTATTAAACGGGCTTGGGTTTAGCCAATCTGAACACAGCCGCCCCGTTAAAGCCTTTTCCGGCGGCTGGCGCATGCGCCTCAACCTTGCCCAAGCCCTCATGTGCCGCGCCGACCTGCTCCTGCTCGACGAACCCACCAACCACCTCGACCTCGAAACCGTGTTGTGGTTGGAAAGCCACCTCGCCGCCCTGCCTTGTACCCAAATCATCATCTCCCACGACCGCGACTTCCTCAACGCCGCCACCAACCACACCATCGAGCTCGCTCAGCGCCAACTGCACAGCTACAGCGGCAACTACGACTTCTACCAGCAGCAACGCGCCCAGCGCCTTGCCAACCAACAGGCTGCCTATGTCAAACAGCAGGCGCACATCCAGCACCTCCAATCCTTTATCGACCGCTTCAAAGCCAAAGCCACCAAGGCCAAACAAGCCCAAAGCCGAGTTAAAGCCTTGGCCAAACTCGAGCTCGTCGCCCCTGCCCACCTCGACAGCAGCTTCAACTTCTCCTTCCCCCCTCCCGAACACCTGCCCAACCCCCTGCTCAAGCTCGAACAAGTCGATCTCGGCTACGGCGGCCACACCGTCCTGCACCAAATCACCCTCTCGCTCGAAAGCGGCGCCCGCCTCGGCCTGCTCGGCGTAAACGGCAGCGGCAAATCCACCTTAATCAAAGTCCTTTCAGGTAGCCTTGAGCCCCAAAGCGGCCAAATCATCCGTACCGACAAACTCAAAATCGGCTACTTCGCCCAGCACCAGCTCGACACCCTGCGCGCCGACCAAAGCCCGCTCTGGCACATTCAGCGCCTCAGCCCCGAAGCCAAAGAGCAAGACATCCGCAACTTCCTCGGCGGCTTCGACTTCGCCGGCGACATGGCCATCCAGCCCATCACCGGCTTTTCCGGCGGCGAAAAAGCCCGCCTCGCGCTGGCCGTTATCGTGTGGCAGCAGCCCAACCTGCTCCTGCTCGACGAACCCACCAACCACCTCGACCTCGATATGCGCCACGCCCTCACCGTGGCCCTGCAAAGTTTCCAAGGCGCGCTCATCGTCGTTTCTCACGACCGCAGCCTGCTCGAAGCCACTACCGACAGCTTCCTGCTCATCGACCAAGGCTACCTGAAAACTTTCGAAGGCGACCTCAACGACTACCGACGCCTGCGCCTGGCCCAAAGCAACCCAGAAGCCGCCCCGCCTCCTTCTGCCGCCGGCCAAAACCGCAAAGACGAAAAACGCCTCGCCGCGCAAATTCGCCAGCAACGCGCCCAGCGCGGCAAACCCATTCAGCAGAAAATCGAGAAAGCCGAACAGCTCATGGCCAAACTCAGCACAGAGCAAGCCGAATGCGAAGCCTTTCTCGCCGATGAAGAAGCATATAAGGAACACAATAAAGCCAAATTGCACCAATACTTAGCCAAAACAGCTGAAATTAAAGTACAATTAGCACAAATAGAAGAAGACTGGCTCGCCCTGCAAGAACAACTTGAAGCCGTGTATCAAGCCGTCGAACAGGAATTTTCCAGCCAGCAATCGTTAGAAAAGGGAAAATAA
- a CDS encoding DegQ family serine endoprotease: MPNTTRSILPLLLALLLLGGCGKEEAPAGNSEFVRTVSAPAGGTDMLLPDFTKLVEQEGGAVVNIQASRTNENTTLASGENDIDQLPENDPFSEFFKRLQPSQSDLIEPGDDEYNFGSGFLISSDGYILTNTHVLSGMNSIKVVLNNRREYTARLVGSDTQTDIALLKIDAQGLPTVKIGDPKTLRVGEWVAAIGAPFGFDNSVTAGIVSAKGRSLPNENYTPFIQTDVAINPGNSGGPLFNLRGQVVGVNSQIYSQSGGFMGISFAIPIDVAMNVADQLRRNGKVERGRIGVVIQEVSYDLAKSFGLQAANGALISQVTPGGPADKAGLQPGDIVQSVNGENVKASSDLPVLVGMMPPGTQLTLGIWRNGKREEVQVTLGSSNTGNADTGNQSGSGTNADNGSGFTSEPTGLQLRSQGQGLLVLQVEGAAQQAGLRRGDIILMVNRTTVSDENSFNQALNHADRTVALLIQRGNSKLFLALELHR; the protein is encoded by the coding sequence ATGCCAAATACCACCCGCTCCATCCTTCCCCTTCTGCTCGCCCTGCTGCTCTTAGGCGGCTGCGGCAAAGAAGAAGCCCCAGCCGGCAATTCTGAGTTTGTCCGCACCGTGAGCGCGCCCGCAGGCGGTACCGATATGCTGCTGCCCGATTTCACCAAACTGGTCGAACAGGAAGGCGGCGCCGTGGTTAATATTCAAGCCAGCCGTACCAATGAAAACACCACCTTGGCTAGTGGCGAAAACGATATCGACCAGCTGCCTGAAAACGATCCCTTCTCGGAATTTTTCAAACGCCTGCAGCCCAGCCAATCCGATTTAATCGAGCCCGGCGACGACGAATATAATTTCGGCTCCGGCTTCCTCATTAGCTCCGACGGCTACATCCTCACCAACACCCACGTCCTCAGCGGCATGAACAGCATCAAAGTCGTGCTCAACAACCGCCGCGAATACACCGCCCGCCTAGTCGGCTCCGATACCCAAACCGACATCGCCCTCTTAAAAATCGACGCGCAAGGCCTGCCCACCGTCAAAATCGGCGACCCCAAAACCCTGCGCGTAGGCGAATGGGTAGCCGCCATCGGCGCACCTTTCGGCTTCGACAACAGCGTAACCGCCGGCATCGTTTCCGCCAAAGGCCGCAGCCTGCCAAATGAAAACTATACCCCTTTCATCCAAACCGACGTGGCCATCAACCCCGGCAATTCCGGCGGCCCGCTGTTTAACCTGCGCGGGCAAGTGGTGGGCGTAAACTCCCAAATCTACAGCCAATCCGGCGGCTTTATGGGCATCTCCTTCGCCATCCCCATCGATGTAGCCATGAATGTAGCCGACCAGCTGCGCCGCAACGGCAAAGTTGAGCGCGGCCGCATCGGCGTGGTGATTCAAGAAGTAAGCTACGACTTAGCCAAATCCTTCGGCCTCCAAGCCGCCAACGGCGCACTGATTTCGCAGGTAACCCCTGGCGGACCCGCCGACAAAGCCGGCCTCCAACCCGGCGACATTGTGCAAAGCGTAAACGGCGAAAACGTGAAAGCTTCCAGCGACTTGCCCGTGCTCGTCGGCATGATGCCGCCCGGCACCCAGCTCACCCTCGGCATTTGGCGCAATGGCAAACGCGAAGAAGTACAAGTCACCCTCGGTTCTAGCAACACCGGCAACGCCGATACCGGCAACCAATCCGGCAGCGGCACCAATGCCGATAACGGCAGCGGCTTCACCTCCGAGCCTACCGGCCTGCAACTGCGCAGCCAAGGGCAAGGCCTCTTGGTTTTGCAGGTTGAAGGTGCCGCCCAACAGGCTGGTCTGCGGCGTGGTGACATCATCCTAATGGTAAACCGCACCACCGTGAGCGACGAAAACAGCTTCAACCAAGCCCTCAACCATGCCGACCGCACCGTCGCCCTACTCATCCAGCGCGGCAACAGCAAGCTGTTTTTAGCGTTGGAATTACACCGTTAG
- the clpS gene encoding ATP-dependent Clp protease adapter ClpS, producing the protein MSDTEQALRPEVVRENAPPPKRYGVFLLNDDYTPMDFVVGLLTDIFRLTENRAEAVMLQVHHEGKGLCGIYQKDIADTKHQQVQNLARQAGHPLLSMVEEV; encoded by the coding sequence ATGTCTGATACCGAACAGGCGCTCCGGCCAGAAGTGGTCCGGGAAAACGCGCCGCCGCCCAAGAGATACGGTGTATTTTTGCTGAATGATGATTACACACCGATGGATTTTGTAGTTGGTTTACTTACTGATATTTTCAGGCTAACTGAAAATCGGGCAGAGGCGGTGATGTTGCAAGTGCATCATGAAGGTAAAGGCTTGTGCGGTATTTACCAAAAAGATATTGCTGATACCAAACATCAGCAAGTGCAAAACCTTGCCCGGCAGGCCGGTCATCCGCTGCTGAGTATGGTTGAGGAGGTGTGA